One window of Thalassovita mediterranea genomic DNA carries:
- a CDS encoding VOC family protein: protein MYSHMMVGSNDLDKAKTFYDATFQAIGGKPGVMDPKGRLVYLHNGAVFLVTKPIDGEPATQGNGMTIGFAMKSTDEADAWHKAGAAAGGKEIEDPPGWREGGGQKLYLAYLRDPDGNKLCALCRG from the coding sequence ATGTACAGTCACATGATGGTCGGATCGAATGATCTCGACAAAGCCAAGACGTTCTATGATGCGACCTTTCAGGCCATTGGCGGCAAGCCGGGCGTGATGGACCCGAAAGGGCGGCTTGTTTACCTGCACAATGGTGCGGTGTTCCTCGTCACCAAGCCAATCGACGGCGAACCAGCGACGCAGGGTAACGGCATGACGATTGGGTTTGCCATGAAGTCGACCGATGAGGCCGATGCCTGGCACAAGGCGGGTGCAGCAGCGGGCGGCAAGGAAATCGAGGACCCGCCAGGCTGGCGCGAAGGCGGCGGCCAGAAGCTGTACCTCGCCTATCTGCGTGACCCGGATGGCAATAAGCTCTGCGCGCTCTGCCGCGGCTAA
- the ectA gene encoding diaminobutyrate acetyltransferase — MTTDAVTIEAPKSEDGAAVHDLIAACPPLDTNSLYMNLIQTTHFANTCALAREDGEVIGWVSGHIPPEEPEVFFLWQVAIGEKARGKRIPKRLVADIFSRPSCKDVRYLKTTITPDNEASWGLFKSLARWLDAPLQESPFFDEDKHFKGRHDSEILVTIGPFGRPAAS, encoded by the coding sequence ATGACGACAGACGCAGTGACAATCGAAGCACCAAAGAGCGAGGACGGCGCCGCCGTTCACGATCTCATTGCCGCGTGTCCGCCTCTGGATACCAACTCGCTTTACATGAACCTGATCCAGACGACGCATTTTGCTAATACGTGCGCACTCGCGCGCGAGGACGGCGAAGTCATCGGTTGGGTCAGCGGTCATATTCCACCCGAAGAGCCGGAGGTATTCTTCCTCTGGCAGGTCGCGATCGGTGAAAAGGCACGCGGGAAGCGCATTCCCAAGCGTCTCGTCGCCGACATCTTCTCGCGCCCGTCCTGCAAGGATGTGCGCTATCTGAAGACGACGATCACGCCTGATAATGAGGCGTCCTGGGGCCTCTTCAAAAGTCTTGCGCGCTGGCTCGATGCCCCGCTGCAGGAAAGCCCCTTCTTCGACGAAGACAAACACTTCAAGGGCCGTCACGACAGCGAGATTCTCGTGACAATCGGGCCTTTCGGTCGGCCGGCCGCAAGCTGA
- a CDS encoding aspartate kinase, whose protein sequence is MTHTVEKIGGTSIANTPVILDNVLINGREGADLYNRIFVVSAYAGMTNLLLEHKKSGKPGVYALFAKAENKWQWSEALTELSEAMREKNQEIFGDHPDRKVADNFVLERVEGVRNCLIDLHRLCSYGQFRLDEHLMTVREMLAALGEAHSAHNTTLLLRQRDINSVFVDLTGWRDDEKLSLDERIRTALKGIDFSKELPICTGYAGCVEGMVKLYDRGYTEVTFSRIGALTNASEAIIHKEFHLSSADPKLVGNDKVLKIGKTNYDVADQLSNMGMEAVHPKAAKGLRQAGVPLRVKNTFDPSDAGTIITDDFHPEEARAEIVTGIKNLYAFELFEQDMVGVKGYDAEALKALTRHKVWIVSKSSNANTITHYVDCTRESLNRAAADLEALYENAEVTTRELAIVSVIGANLDVPGMTAKATSALFDAGINMLGLQKLTRSTDLQLFVAKEDYDEAVRVLHKALVEDESAHRDGDPAEIRTAA, encoded by the coding sequence ATGACCCATACTGTTGAAAAAATTGGTGGCACATCCATCGCGAACACACCCGTTATCCTGGACAATGTCCTGATTAACGGCCGCGAAGGCGCCGACCTCTACAACCGCATATTCGTCGTTTCGGCCTATGCTGGCATGACCAACCTCCTTCTGGAACACAAGAAGTCCGGCAAGCCGGGCGTCTACGCGCTCTTCGCCAAAGCCGAGAACAAGTGGCAATGGAGCGAGGCACTGACCGAGCTTTCTGAAGCCATGCGCGAGAAGAACCAGGAAATCTTCGGCGATCACCCAGATCGCAAGGTTGCTGACAACTTCGTGCTTGAGCGCGTCGAAGGCGTACGAAACTGCCTGATCGACCTGCACCGCCTGTGTTCCTACGGCCAGTTCCGCCTCGACGAACACCTGATGACTGTGCGCGAAATGCTCGCTGCACTTGGTGAGGCGCACTCTGCTCACAATACGACGCTGCTGCTTCGCCAGCGCGATATCAACTCAGTCTTTGTCGACCTGACCGGCTGGCGCGATGACGAAAAGCTCTCCCTCGATGAGCGTATTCGCACCGCGCTTAAGGGCATCGACTTCTCCAAGGAACTGCCGATCTGCACCGGTTATGCCGGTTGCGTCGAGGGCATGGTGAAGCTTTATGACCGCGGCTACACGGAAGTTACCTTCTCGCGTATCGGTGCGCTAACCAATGCGTCCGAAGCCATCATCCATAAGGAATTCCACCTTTCCAGCGCTGACCCGAAACTGGTCGGCAACGACAAGGTGCTGAAGATTGGCAAGACCAATTACGATGTCGCCGACCAGCTCTCGAACATGGGCATGGAAGCGGTGCACCCAAAGGCCGCGAAAGGCCTCCGCCAGGCTGGCGTGCCGCTTCGCGTGAAGAACACGTTCGACCCGAGCGATGCGGGCACGATCATCACCGATGACTTCCACCCTGAGGAAGCGCGCGCCGAGATCGTGACAGGCATCAAGAACCTCTACGCGTTCGAACTGTTCGAACAGGACATGGTCGGCGTAAAAGGTTATGACGCCGAGGCGCTGAAAGCGCTCACCCGTCACAAGGTCTGGATCGTGTCGAAAAGCTCAAACGCCAACACGATCACACACTATGTCGACTGCACGCGCGAGTCGCTGAACCGCGCGGCAGCTGACCTTGAAGCCCTGTATGAAAATGCAGAGGTCACGACGCGCGAGCTCGCAATCGTGTCGGTGATCGGCGCAAACCTCGACGTGCCAGGCATGACTGCCAAGGCCACCTCCGCGCTCTTCGACGCTGGCATCAACATGCTCGGCCTTCAGAAGCTGACACGCAGCACGGACCTCCAGCTCTTCGTGGCTAAAGAGGACTATGACGAAGCGGTGCGCGTCCTGCACAAGGCGCTCGTCGAGGACGAGTCGGCGCATCGCGATGGCGATCCAGCGGAAATCCGCACCGCCGCCTGA
- the ectB gene encoding diaminobutyrate--2-oxoglutarate transaminase, which translates to MPFTDIQEDIFERRESVVRSYCRNFDTLFVSAKGSEMTDANGKTYIDFLAGCSTLNYGHNDPDMKKALIKHIERDGIAHGLDMYTDAKAEWLKAFEDNILEPRGMGDYKIMMTGPTGTNAVEAAVKLARKVTGRSNVIAFTNGFHGMTLGALALTGNAGKRAGAGAGCNGICGTTHLPYANAFGEDVDTLEQIEMMIENSSSGVDAPAAFIFEPIQGEGGLNAASAKWMKGIADLAKKTGALLIVDDIQAGCGRSGDYFGFEIAGIKPDIITQAKSLSGMGLPFACVLLKKEHDIWKPAEHNGTFRGNNHAFVTAKVALDKFWKDDAFMKDVRKKADILEAGLQKIADLIPGAKLKGRGMMKGVDVTSGDIASDMCSRAFEKGLIIETSGADDEVVKVLAALTISEEMLQKGLDILFEAAEETVASHKIAAE; encoded by the coding sequence ATGCCGTTCACAGACATTCAAGAAGACATTTTCGAAAGACGCGAGTCAGTTGTGCGCAGCTATTGCCGCAACTTCGATACGCTCTTCGTAAGCGCCAAGGGCTCGGAAATGACCGACGCCAATGGCAAGACATATATCGACTTTCTCGCCGGGTGCTCGACGCTCAATTACGGGCACAATGATCCGGACATGAAGAAAGCTCTCATCAAACATATCGAACGCGATGGCATCGCCCACGGCCTCGACATGTACACCGACGCAAAGGCCGAATGGCTGAAAGCGTTCGAGGACAACATCCTCGAGCCGCGCGGCATGGGCGACTACAAGATCATGATGACCGGCCCAACTGGCACCAACGCCGTTGAAGCCGCTGTCAAACTTGCCCGCAAGGTCACTGGCCGCAGCAATGTGATTGCATTCACCAATGGCTTCCATGGCATGACGCTTGGCGCACTCGCGCTGACGGGTAATGCTGGCAAGCGCGCCGGTGCTGGCGCAGGCTGCAATGGCATCTGCGGCACGACCCACCTTCCTTACGCCAATGCGTTTGGTGAGGACGTTGATACGCTCGAGCAGATCGAAATGATGATCGAGAACAGCTCGTCCGGTGTCGACGCACCCGCAGCTTTCATCTTTGAGCCAATTCAGGGCGAAGGTGGCCTTAATGCCGCGTCCGCGAAGTGGATGAAAGGCATTGCCGATCTCGCCAAGAAGACCGGCGCCCTCCTCATCGTCGATGACATCCAGGCCGGTTGTGGCCGTTCGGGTGACTATTTCGGCTTCGAGATTGCGGGCATCAAGCCAGACATCATTACCCAGGCAAAGTCGCTTTCGGGTATGGGCCTTCCGTTTGCCTGTGTCCTTCTCAAGAAGGAACACGACATCTGGAAGCCAGCCGAACACAACGGTACCTTCCGCGGCAACAACCACGCATTTGTCACGGCGAAAGTCGCCCTCGACAAATTCTGGAAGGACGACGCCTTCATGAAGGACGTCCGCAAGAAAGCTGACATCCTTGAGGCCGGTCTGCAGAAGATTGCTGACCTCATCCCGGGCGCGAAGCTGAAAGGCCGCGGCATGATGAAAGGTGTCGACGTTACCTCCGGTGACATTGCATCTGACATGTGCAGCCGCGCATTCGAGAAGGGTCTCATCATCGAAACGTCCGGCGCCGACGACGAAGTCGTGAAGGTTCTCGCAGCCCTGACCATCTCCGAAGAGATGCTCCAGAAGGGTCTCGATATCCTGTTCGAGGCAGCGGAAGAAACCGTCGCCAGCCACAAGATCGCAGCGGAGTAA
- a CDS encoding PRC-barrel domain-containing protein codes for MKKLMITAAASALMFGAAACSNETEMNEAAYDTDTAEMAQTEETDGQYAEADTEAPDYETVYLVSGNLSAGEIVGAKVIGADGEDIATVDDLLIGENGQVETVIFRSGDFIDLAGMKGSLPYSDLDMTMVEDGDPAFTISMTEEDIQNVAEFDQEGLNDYRLVSEMIGTTADFTNSDDSARINDVIVSEDGEALYAIIGDPILGEDRQIGFDMIMVEQDADNNDTIMINASSEDLEMMPVFRYEQDDMDMNTERESSTEWDDASDEDDYGTMNDNG; via the coding sequence ATGAAGAAGCTCATGATTACTGCTGCAGCGTCAGCCCTCATGTTCGGGGCAGCCGCATGCTCGAATGAAACAGAAATGAATGAGGCGGCTTATGACACAGACACCGCCGAAATGGCGCAAACCGAAGAAACCGACGGCCAGTACGCCGAGGCGGACACTGAAGCGCCGGATTATGAGACGGTTTATCTGGTCTCTGGCAATCTCAGCGCTGGAGAGATCGTCGGGGCAAAGGTCATTGGCGCGGACGGCGAAGACATCGCGACCGTCGACGACCTCCTGATCGGCGAAAACGGCCAGGTTGAGACCGTCATTTTCCGCAGCGGCGACTTTATTGACCTCGCCGGCATGAAGGGCTCGCTGCCATATTCCGATCTCGACATGACGATGGTTGAGGACGGCGACCCTGCCTTCACGATCTCGATGACTGAAGAAGACATCCAGAATGTTGCCGAGTTCGATCAGGAAGGCCTCAATGATTACCGTCTCGTCTCCGAGATGATCGGCACGACGGCAGACTTCACCAATTCCGACGACTCGGCCCGCATCAATGATGTGATCGTGTCTGAAGACGGCGAAGCGCTCTACGCGATCATCGGTGACCCGATCCTTGGCGAAGACCGCCAGATTGGCTTTGACATGATCATGGTAGAGCAGGATGCCGACAATAATGACACCATCATGATCAATGCCTCTTCCGAAGATCTCGAGATGATGCCTGTCTTCCGCTATGAGCAGGATGATATGGACATGAACACCGAACGCGAAAGCTCCACTGAGTGGGACGACGCGTCGGATGAAGACGACTACGGCACGATGAACGACAACGGCTAA
- a CDS encoding S-(hydroxymethyl)glutathione dehydrogenase/class III alcohol dehydrogenase produces MKTRAAVAFEAKKPLEIVEVDLEGPKDGEVLVEIMATGICHTDAYTLDGLDSEGLFPSILGHEGAGVVREVGKGVTSVKPGDHVIPLYTPECRQCKSCLSGKTNLCTAIRATQGKGVMPDGTSRFSYKGQKLHHYMGCSTFSNFTVLPEIAVAKIDPEAPFDKTCYIGCGVTTGVGAVTNTAKVTPGSNVVVFGLGGIGLNVIQGAKMVGADMIVGVDINPAKEEWGRRFGMTHFVNPKDVKDIVAHLVELTGGGADYSFDCTGNTDVMRQALECCHRGWGESIIIGVAEAGKEIATRPFQLVTGRVWKGSAFGGARGRTDVPKIVEWYMKGKIEIDPMITHVLKLEDINKGFDLMHSGESIRSVVVF; encoded by the coding sequence ATGAAAACCCGCGCTGCCGTCGCCTTCGAAGCCAAGAAGCCCCTCGAAATCGTGGAAGTCGACCTGGAAGGGCCGAAGGATGGCGAAGTCCTCGTCGAGATCATGGCCACGGGCATCTGCCACACGGACGCCTACACGCTGGATGGGCTTGATAGCGAAGGCCTTTTCCCGAGCATTCTCGGCCATGAGGGCGCAGGTGTCGTGCGCGAAGTCGGCAAGGGCGTCACCAGTGTGAAGCCGGGCGACCACGTCATTCCGCTCTACACGCCGGAATGCCGCCAGTGCAAAAGCTGCCTGTCTGGCAAGACCAATCTCTGCACCGCGATCCGCGCGACGCAGGGCAAAGGGGTGATGCCGGACGGCACTAGCCGTTTCTCCTACAAGGGCCAAAAGCTGCACCACTATATGGGCTGCTCGACCTTTTCGAACTTCACGGTTCTGCCTGAGATCGCGGTCGCGAAAATCGACCCGGAAGCTCCGTTCGACAAGACCTGCTATATCGGTTGCGGTGTGACGACGGGCGTCGGCGCAGTGACCAATACGGCCAAAGTGACGCCGGGCTCGAACGTCGTTGTTTTCGGCCTTGGTGGTATTGGCCTCAACGTCATTCAGGGCGCCAAGATGGTTGGTGCTGACATGATTGTCGGTGTCGACATCAATCCGGCGAAAGAGGAATGGGGCCGCCGCTTCGGGATGACCCATTTCGTCAACCCGAAAGACGTGAAGGACATTGTCGCCCACCTTGTTGAGCTCACCGGCGGCGGCGCCGACTATTCCTTTGACTGCACCGGCAATACTGACGTGATGCGCCAGGCGCTTGAGTGCTGCCATCGCGGCTGGGGTGAGAGCATCATTATCGGCGTCGCTGAAGCCGGTAAGGAAATCGCGACCCGTCCATTCCAGCTGGTCACCGGCCGCGTCTGGAAAGGCTCTGCCTTCGGCGGTGCGCGTGGCCGCACTGATGTGCCGAAGATTGTCGAATGGTACATGAAGGGCAAGATCGAGATCGACCCGATGATCACGCACGTCCTGAAACTGGAAGACATCAATAAGGGCTTCGACCTGATGCATTCCGGCGAGAGCATCCGGAGCGTGGTGGTCTTCTAG
- a CDS encoding sodium/proline symporter — protein sequence MILASFIVILIIFLGVGLASARQATGERKDYYIAGQTVSPWLAGLSAVATNNSGYLFIGVIGYTYLTGLSAIWLMFGWIIGDYFGSLLIHRKLRSATEATNEASFASVLSNWFDDSFDFWKRRAAIIMVLFLGVYAAAQIKAGGTALEGVLGLDARIGAVAVAVMIVAYSIAGGIRASIWTDAVQSLSMLVALTILFFVAFADQGGLGGAIEAMQQLDDGRYLNLMPEPDETVGTGGLAVGAFILGWLFAGFSVVGQPHVMVRFMALDDEKNMQRTRAWYYSFFVLFYILAAGLGLLSRIYLGENGIANEELALPTMATELLPDILVGLILAGIFAATMSTADSVVLSCSAAITHDLVPQRLEHPWLLKAATAAVTFAALGLALYDNQNVFELVILAWSALAAAFAPLLLLYVMGRRITEVQAVELMFLGVLITLIWRYILGWHGGIYEGFPGIAVPFFIGLILSRPATRKEIRQSPLEDAGDHS from the coding sequence ATGATACTTGCGAGCTTCATCGTTATCCTGATCATCTTCCTTGGCGTGGGGCTTGCCTCTGCCCGGCAAGCGACGGGCGAACGAAAAGACTATTACATTGCCGGTCAGACGGTTTCCCCCTGGCTGGCGGGTCTCTCAGCGGTCGCAACCAACAATTCCGGCTATCTCTTCATCGGTGTCATCGGGTATACTTACCTAACCGGGCTGTCTGCCATTTGGTTGATGTTTGGCTGGATAATCGGCGATTACTTCGGATCTCTGCTGATCCACCGGAAATTACGGAGCGCAACGGAAGCGACGAATGAGGCTTCCTTTGCCTCCGTACTTTCAAATTGGTTTGACGATTCTTTTGACTTTTGGAAGCGCCGAGCCGCCATCATAATGGTGTTGTTTCTTGGCGTTTATGCTGCAGCTCAAATCAAAGCTGGAGGAACCGCACTAGAAGGGGTGCTCGGACTGGACGCTCGAATTGGAGCTGTCGCAGTCGCAGTGATGATTGTCGCCTATTCGATAGCAGGGGGCATTCGCGCCTCAATTTGGACTGACGCTGTGCAGTCACTGTCGATGTTGGTTGCCCTTACAATTCTTTTCTTTGTCGCCTTTGCGGATCAAGGAGGACTCGGCGGAGCGATTGAGGCGATGCAGCAACTGGATGACGGCAGATACTTAAACCTGATGCCTGAGCCCGACGAAACGGTTGGCACCGGCGGACTCGCAGTCGGTGCGTTTATTTTGGGGTGGCTATTTGCAGGCTTTTCAGTCGTTGGCCAGCCGCATGTCATGGTCCGCTTTATGGCGTTGGATGACGAGAAGAACATGCAGCGCACCCGAGCTTGGTACTACTCATTCTTTGTACTTTTCTACATTCTGGCTGCGGGACTAGGTCTTCTGTCTCGCATTTATCTGGGGGAGAATGGCATTGCAAACGAAGAGCTCGCCCTTCCAACAATGGCTACTGAACTGTTGCCTGATATTCTGGTTGGGCTGATTTTGGCTGGGATATTCGCAGCGACCATGTCGACAGCCGACTCTGTTGTACTCTCTTGTTCTGCAGCGATCACGCACGACTTGGTCCCGCAACGACTTGAGCACCCGTGGTTGCTAAAGGCAGCAACGGCGGCCGTCACTTTTGCTGCACTAGGCTTGGCCCTTTATGATAATCAGAATGTGTTTGAACTCGTAATTCTGGCTTGGTCCGCGCTAGCGGCCGCCTTCGCCCCATTACTATTGCTCTACGTCATGGGGCGTCGGATTACTGAAGTTCAGGCAGTGGAATTGATGTTCCTTGGCGTACTCATCACGTTGATATGGCGCTACATTCTGGGCTGGCATGGCGGAATCTACGAGGGTTTTCCTGGAATTGCAGTTCCATTCTTCATAGGGCTCATTCTGTCTCGTCCAGCCACCCGCAAGGAGATCAGACAAAGTCCCTTGGAGGATGCAGGCGACCACTCATAG
- a CDS encoding MFS transporter, which yields MPYSASPESQKAGWRDAFGQYRNVLAIVLSLTLLQGAAAALSVMIALGLQAAGTSNAALGLVAAFYAGGFLTGAILSPIQIARIGHIRSFSFFAAIAIIASLSLTLGPSVFFWAIVQAVIGASTAALFTAGESWIADASPPEKRGAILGFYHVVAKLGAIGGPFAVMAGANGIMGFLMVAALFAVTIMPITATRQIQPEIHTGSPFGPRKILKFAPAAAFAAFCAGAVNNSVAQLYPIFAQAVSPESAAAFSARFNGALLAGAMLGLWPAGYISDRIDRRLVIAAAGIIGAVAAVALTAFSTFAAEAIILALAFLFGMGALSYYAVAVAHAADRAKPEQATSMMAGILIIWGIGSIIGPLIAGVSMSAIGPGGLFAFSALALAIMAALMFTRMVRTPEVTGEEKEPFNATQATSLAISEIDPRGEATNEQFDLFLAWMASQETDPE from the coding sequence ATGCCCTATTCAGCTTCGCCTGAATCGCAAAAAGCAGGATGGCGAGACGCGTTCGGTCAGTACCGCAACGTTCTCGCCATCGTGCTCTCCCTCACCCTCTTGCAGGGTGCAGCGGCTGCCCTATCCGTGATGATCGCTCTGGGCCTTCAGGCCGCCGGCACATCGAATGCTGCCCTTGGTCTGGTTGCGGCGTTCTACGCTGGCGGGTTCCTGACAGGCGCGATTCTGTCGCCTATCCAGATCGCCCGGATAGGGCACATCCGCTCTTTCTCCTTCTTCGCAGCCATCGCCATCATAGCTTCGCTCAGCCTGACCCTCGGGCCGAGCGTTTTCTTCTGGGCCATCGTCCAGGCGGTGATCGGGGCGAGCACGGCCGCTCTGTTCACGGCGGGCGAGAGCTGGATTGCCGACGCCTCCCCGCCTGAAAAACGCGGCGCCATTCTCGGCTTTTACCATGTCGTCGCCAAGCTTGGCGCAATCGGTGGCCCCTTCGCCGTCATGGCGGGCGCCAATGGCATCATGGGCTTCCTCATGGTCGCGGCCCTGTTCGCCGTCACCATCATGCCAATCACGGCAACACGGCAGATACAGCCAGAAATACATACCGGGTCCCCGTTCGGGCCGCGCAAGATCCTGAAATTCGCCCCCGCGGCGGCCTTTGCCGCGTTCTGCGCAGGGGCCGTCAACAATTCCGTTGCCCAGCTTTATCCGATCTTCGCACAGGCCGTTTCACCCGAAAGTGCAGCGGCCTTTTCTGCGCGCTTCAACGGGGCGCTTCTTGCCGGCGCCATGCTCGGCCTCTGGCCAGCCGGTTACATTTCTGACCGGATCGACAGACGCCTCGTCATCGCCGCAGCAGGCATAATTGGCGCGGTCGCAGCTGTCGCGCTAACTGCATTCAGCACATTCGCAGCCGAAGCCATCATCCTCGCCCTCGCCTTCCTGTTCGGCATGGGGGCACTATCCTACTATGCCGTCGCCGTTGCGCATGCAGCCGACCGCGCCAAGCCCGAACAGGCCACCTCCATGATGGCGGGCATCCTGATCATCTGGGGCATCGGATCCATCATCGGGCCACTGATCGCAGGCGTGTCCATGTCGGCAATCGGGCCAGGCGGCCTCTTTGCTTTCTCTGCCCTCGCCCTTGCAATCATGGCGGCGCTTATGTTCACACGGATGGTGCGTACGCCCGAAGTCACCGGCGAAGAGAAGGAACCCTTCAACGCAACGCAGGCAACCAGCCTTGCGATTTCTGAAATCGACCCACGTGGCGAAGCGACGAATGAACAGTTCGATCTGTTTCTCGCCTGGATGGCATCACAAGAGACAGACCCAGAATGA
- a CDS encoding glutathione S-transferase C-terminal domain-containing protein produces the protein MTSYTLYGAEVSYFTGKARAYLDWRGADYIEKPATQAVYRDVIMPNVGWPVIPVATMPDGTVIQDTADIMQAVEARENAHPPAWPASPLQRFVSELLQLYGDEWLMLPAMHYRWNYNEDWAYGEFGALSAPDLTPEEQHEIGRKNGARFKGALPILGISADTVPGIEKSYEAFLSEFSAHLDQHPYILGTRPSLADFAFYGPLYAHLYRDPASGEIMRRLAPKVADWVERMKAGGERGSGELLGDDALPETLEPILRRQMREQLPAIKATSALFSGWSADAASGDRVPRALGDIDIEIESHSGPAKARSFPLWRLQAALDVYDAMSPEDRARADTLLARIGGGDLKTFRLPGRLKRENCQVVLA, from the coding sequence ATGACAAGCTACACATTATACGGCGCCGAAGTCAGCTACTTCACAGGGAAAGCGCGCGCTTATCTCGACTGGCGTGGCGCTGATTATATCGAAAAACCGGCCACCCAGGCCGTCTACCGCGACGTCATCATGCCCAATGTTGGTTGGCCGGTCATACCCGTTGCGACCATGCCGGATGGCACTGTCATTCAGGACACCGCGGATATCATGCAGGCGGTTGAGGCACGCGAAAACGCCCATCCACCCGCCTGGCCGGCCTCTCCACTTCAGCGATTCGTGAGCGAACTTTTGCAACTATACGGTGATGAATGGCTGATGTTGCCAGCCATGCACTATCGCTGGAATTACAATGAAGACTGGGCCTATGGCGAATTTGGCGCCCTCTCAGCCCCAGACCTCACGCCAGAGGAGCAGCACGAAATCGGACGTAAGAATGGTGCGAGGTTCAAGGGCGCGCTTCCAATTCTCGGCATCAGTGCGGATACCGTCCCCGGAATCGAGAAAAGCTATGAGGCCTTCCTCTCCGAATTCTCGGCGCACCTGGATCAGCACCCCTACATTCTTGGCACTCGGCCCTCACTGGCTGACTTTGCGTTCTATGGGCCGCTTTACGCCCACCTCTACCGTGACCCCGCCTCAGGTGAGATCATGCGGCGGCTCGCGCCAAAAGTGGCCGACTGGGTTGAGCGCATGAAGGCGGGCGGCGAGCGTGGCAGCGGAGAACTGCTAGGCGACGACGCACTCCCTGAAACGCTGGAGCCAATCCTGCGCCGGCAGATGCGAGAACAACTCCCTGCCATCAAGGCCACCTCCGCCCTGTTCAGCGGCTGGTCAGCAGACGCCGCCAGCGGCGACCGCGTCCCACGTGCGCTCGGTGATATCGACATTGAGATCGAAAGCCACAGCGGCCCCGCCAAGGCACGCAGCTTTCCGCTCTGGCGTCTTCAGGCGGCACTCGATGTCTACGATGCCATGAGCCCGGAGGACCGCGCCCGGGCGGATACGCTGCTTGCGCGCATCGGCGGCGGAGACCTGAAAACATTCCGGCTGCCTGGCCGCCTGAAGCGAGAGAACTGCCAGGTCGTGCTGGCCTGA
- a CDS encoding ectoine synthase: MIVRDMNEMKGTDRAVSDAQWTSYRMLLADDKMGFSFHITVLEAGSEHTFHYKNHFESVYCMKGKGSITDHATGETHEIKPGVMYGLNLHDKHTLRAEEELHMACCFNPPVTGKEVHLPDGSYAAAEDLEDAG; this comes from the coding sequence ATGATCGTACGCGATATGAATGAGATGAAAGGCACTGACCGTGCCGTGTCCGACGCGCAATGGACGTCCTACCGGATGCTTCTTGCCGACGACAAGATGGGCTTCAGCTTCCACATCACCGTGCTGGAAGCAGGCTCGGAGCACACCTTTCACTACAAGAACCACTTCGAGAGCGTGTACTGCATGAAGGGCAAGGGTTCGATCACCGATCACGCGACCGGTGAGACCCATGAAATCAAGCCGGGCGTGATGTACGGCCTGAACCTTCATGACAAGCACACCCTGCGCGCCGAAGAAGAGCTGCACATGGCATGCTGCTTCAATCCACCGGTGACGGGCAAGGAAGTGCACCTTCCAGACGGCTCCTACGCCGCCGCGGAAGATCTCGAAGACGCAGGCTAA
- the fghA gene encoding S-formylglutathione hydrolase — protein METVSDWTSFGGDLSVHDHESETLGCTMRFAVFEPPQTDEEPVPVLWYLSGLTCNWSNVMEKGGLQRKAAELGVMIVAPDTSPRGKDVADDEAYDLGQGAGFYLTATQDPWSKHYKMDQYIMEELPSVIRSNFAADMRRQSIFGHSMGGHGALVLALRNPGHFRSVSAFSPIVAPTQVPWGEKAFSAYLGDDKEAWKEWDACELVKKTQLDTTILIDQGEDDQFLEEQLKPGLFEQACREAGQPLAIRLRPGYDHSYYFISTFMDDHIMHHAKALYG, from the coding sequence TTGGAAACAGTATCAGACTGGACGAGTTTTGGCGGCGATCTCAGCGTTCATGACCATGAGAGCGAGACGCTTGGCTGCACGATGCGGTTTGCCGTATTTGAGCCGCCGCAGACCGATGAGGAGCCTGTCCCCGTTCTCTGGTACCTTTCGGGCCTGACCTGCAACTGGTCGAACGTGATGGAGAAGGGCGGCCTGCAGCGCAAAGCCGCCGAGCTTGGCGTGATGATCGTCGCGCCTGATACCAGCCCGCGCGGTAAGGACGTTGCCGATGACGAGGCCTATGACCTCGGGCAGGGCGCAGGCTTTTACCTGACGGCCACGCAGGACCCTTGGTCCAAGCACTACAAGATGGACCAGTACATCATGGAAGAGCTTCCTTCCGTGATCCGGTCAAACTTTGCAGCCGATATGCGCCGCCAGTCCATTTTCGGTCATTCCATGGGCGGGCATGGCGCGCTGGTTCTGGCGCTCCGCAATCCCGGTCACTTCCGCAGCGTGTCGGCATTCTCGCCGATCGTTGCACCGACGCAGGTGCCTTGGGGGGAGAAAGCCTTCTCGGCTTATCTCGGCGATGACAAGGAAGCCTGGAAGGAATGGGACGCATGTGAGCTGGTCAAGAAGACGCAGCTTGATACGACCATCCTGATCGATCAGGGCGAGGACGATCAGTTTCTGGAGGAGCAGCTGAAGCCGGGCCTGTTCGAGCAGGCGTGCCGCGAGGCCGGTCAGCCGCTCGCGATCCGTCTGCGGCCGGGCTATGATCATTCCTACTATTTCATTTCGACCTTCATGGACGATCACATCATGCACCATGCCAAGGCGCTCTACGGCTAG